TTACGTAATTGTGTTATATAGTAAACAATGTcgttattgcatatattttaatattttcgatTACAACTTTctatttttagttattaaagtTTCCTTATTATGCAATTGTtggtaatatattaaaatttaaaaccattttaatatcaaattttgataaaaatattttcttttcatatttcggGCATACAATACACACTACAATTTTTTAATCCATTAATGTTCTATAtcataagaatttaaaaatatacctGTTCAACCTATTAATGGGTATATAGAGTAAAGTCGATCTTACAGAAATTGAATtgatcaattttatggttttttatgataaaaaaattaatgtgaaTCTGTAAAAATAAAGAAGAGTAattaaatctaaatctaaatatcaattaaataaaaaccaaataaaaataaggaaacaaaattagatttgaataaatcaataaaacGAAAGTTGCAGCTTTAAGCATAATTTTGATTCCTGCTTTGAATTGATCTCTTACCATAGATTTTCTCCTCCAATCTATAAGTAGAATATAATGATCAAAGCAAggtgaaattagaaatttttttaagaggctgaaattaaattgtaatttttatgataaaaaaatacaattataccatttcaatagattatatgtctttataatttttaaataattaaatcaaaattttatatttttagggggctaaagtacaattttacctttattaatttaaaattttaaaaattttaaagggccatatgattttttttttcattttaggggggttAGAGGCCCCTGTCAACCCCCTAATTTTACCATTGGATCAAGGAACAACCTCAAACCACTAGCCCTTTCATATATAAATTAACCGTGGAAATAATTCGACAACCAACTCTTACCAAGCAAATAATCTTAAAATTAGCTTCCGTGATTTAATTCCTCAAGGGTCTTGCAAACTAGGACATGACTCAAATCAAAGGCCTCAATTGCACTGGTCGTTTAAATTTAATCGTTAACTCCTATGATAAATCCAACAACTCACTCAATTAGTCgcatcaatttatttttaggtGGACTAAATACGACAATTACAAATTGTACCAATTCAACAACTGAATCTCTTAAATCGgagaattaaaataaatttaattttaattaatatcttaaaagagatgtttttcaaaaaataaaaataaaatattcctaaaaaCTTAATAGATTTGTGCTGatgtaaaatttacttaatagATTTGTGCTGATGTAAAATTTACTACGTAGCGCGCAACTCGATTTGTTTTTCAACACATTAAATaacctatttaaaaaaaatcaattaaatgtcAAAATTAATAAGTTGTAATAGAATTTATATCCAAAATTAATTAAaccaaatgataaaaataaatcaattaaacacCTGATTTtgcataaatttatttaaatgtggcttaatctaatgtatttttaataaaatgaaatctCAAACGCTAATCTAACTCGAAAAATTAAATGGTTTAGTTTCTcgtgtttttattttggtcaaatGTTAGTTTCTCGATTAGATGATCCAAGTACTTGCAATGAAAATCAACGGCCATTATTTGCCATGAAAGGTCTATAATGACCATCTCCATAGAGAAAGCAATTATTTATAAGTTCAATTTGGAAAATAACTCCAAAAACATACAAATCCTAGCTAATGTCTGTATTCGGTAGACAGCAGGTACCTAGGATTTAAGAAGCATGTCTGTTTCCCCTTCATGTCTCTAATGGCAGTCTATCTGAGGTTCTAATACATCAACAAAAAACCCATCACTAGTATTATTATATCTCCTTGAATATGGCTGGTTCAACTCACCAAAGAAAACCCACCATGGAAGCTTACCAAAACCAAAACAAGTGGCCTCAGAAAATTGACAAACCACCTTCTTGGGTGGTTCTCAAAGGATTTTTCTTTGGTAAACATCATCACCACCAACAAGAGCAAGAAGAGCAACAGAAGCTACAGCCGAAGAAGAAGGTAAAGAAGCAAAAGCAACAACAAAAGGAACAAGTGATGGAAGAAACAGGCAAGAAATGCAAAAAAATGAGGTGTTCAGGTTCATTATGCAGCAACACAAAGGTCATCCACTGCAGGCCTGAAATGGCTTCCCCTGAAGTTCACAAGAAAAGGGCATCCTTTGGTTCATTTGATACTTCTAGCAGATCCATGAAAGCTCCTCTGCGTGAAATCAACGGAGTTGCAGTTTCTTCCACTAATTCTTCTTCACTGCTTTCTGTATCTTCAGCAGCAGCAGCCAGCTCCTCTGCCGGTGGTTCCTTTGGAGGAATGCCGTTTAGGAGATTCTCCGGCTGTTATGAGTGCAAATTGGTGGTTGATCCCCTTCTTGGAATATCCAAAGATCCTTCTTTGAGGGGCACCATTTGTTCTTGCCCTGAATGTGGTGAGATTTTCATGAAAGCTGAAAATTTGGAGCTTCATCAAGCTGTTAGGCATGCAGGTAAAATAAAGTCACTCCCTGAGACACCCATCGTTTGTAtataatatgataatttttttttatataaatcaaaCACAGTTTCTGAACTGGGACCTGAGGACACAAGCAAGAACATAGTGGAAATCATATTCAAGTCAAGCTGGTTGAAGAAACAAACACCAATCTGTCAAATTGATCGGATCCTTAAAGTCCAAAACACCCCCAAAACAATCTCTAAATTCGAAGAATACCGCGATTCGATCAAATCCAAAGCCACCAAGAAGCACCCACGTTGCATAGCAGATGGGAACGAGCTCCTAAGGTTTCACTGCACCACATTTGCATGTTCACTCGGTCTCAGTGGGTCCACCAACTTGTGCAACACAATCCCAAAGTGCAATGGTTGCAGCATTATAAAAAATGGGTTCAAGGTGGCTCAAGAAACCAATGGAAAAGGAATTCTCACCACAGCTACCAGCGGCAAAGCACATGATAAAGCAGCTGGGGTGGAAGATGGGGATTATGAAAAGAGGGCAATGCTTGTGTGTAGGGTGATCGCCGGGAGAGTGAAGAAGAACATCATGGAAGGTGATAACCTGGAGGAATGCGACTCGGTGGCCGGTGCGGTTGGTGTCTACTCCGATTTGGACGAGTTGTTTGTGTTTAACCCTAATGCTATCTTGCCTTGTTTTGTTGTTATCTATAGAGGGTTTTAGTGTTGTTATTAGGgtttttcatgtttaattaaatgTAATGTTTGAATTGCTAAAGAAATAATTAATAGACTAACATGTAATGTTTTGTTGTTACCTTGAAAAATGTTGGAAGTAGCAGAAAAATGTTTGTAATGCAGACAAAACTTTTCCAATCAACGAAGAAGGTAAAAGAAATTTTAGGGCAATAAAGAAGTATCTCTGCCATGTGGCATTGTTTATCTTACATCAATGTCCAGATTCCCATTCCATTTGCTAATGCCGAATAAAGTACATTCGGAATTTGGAACATGGAACAATATGGAATAAAACTTTCTTTCCATGGATTTGGAGCACTGCACAGGCCTGACGTGTTTTGTCTTGATCAGGTTTTTTACAActactgcaaaaaaaaaaaaaccgacAAACTTTTGTTTTTAATACTGCATATAAGACATTACTGAAGATGCTTTGATTTGCAGTTTGTCTTAACATCTTGTGTTAAAACAAGTTTAGGAAACAGCCCTACCCACTTCCTTGTCCGTACAGCGTGCTAGTTTCTTTTAGattgacaaatatatatatatattagaaatgtaAAACATGATATAATGAAACAATTTGAACACTATAAAAGCTTGAATATCagatataatataattaataattttgtatataataaatatgaaaattaacctatttatttaataaatataaaaaatgtaacaAAATCAATACACCACGTTGAACCAAGATGAACATAATAAATTAATGTccataattttaacatttatactattatttaaaaatttggtgTCACTCATCTATCAAACTCCAACTCgactataaaattatataaaaaacttattttttcaataaaaataacaaacatGACTAGGggaatatttttctcattttataaGTTAAGTTAAATTTAGGATATCATAATATTTAATACGTTTCAGCTAAAGGTGTCGTGGTATTTCTTATATCAATTTATAATTTAGGTGACTAAAACAGCAGCAAAAAGATGCATGCATGAactgtcaaaaaaaaaaaattaacgacGGGTTTGGTGCCAAAGGAAGAGGGATAAAGGAAGTGGCTCTCATGCATGCTTTGGGTAGCTTTTGTTCAGAGCTTTTGATGAGTAATGAGTTTTGCTTTTACAGTGGATGAGAAGAGTAAGAATGAAACAACAGCCATGTCATAGATAGATGCTTAAAACACAAGCTCAAGTCCTATTCATCATGCACGCTTTTACCTACAATCCCTAATTCATCTATTTATATTGtattataatgttataattatgcattatttttggaatattattatgtttatgtGTAGCATATTTTGATATCTTTTGTGTGGTGTACATGTGTTCATATTTACTCGAGAAAGGAAGAGAATAAAAATgatggaaaggaaaagaaagcAACGTGACACGAGAGGAAAAGGAAAAGAGGGTATAAATTATGTTGACGACAGTGAAGACTCCTGTAAGCGTAGCGGAGGGGGAGAGCCCTTCCCAATTTGCAAAACAGTGGGAGTTTTTGGCACTGGGATTAATTATTAAACAGTGTGACCTGACAGTTGGTGGAACTCAGCCACATGTTGTTATTGTTGTTATCGGCTCATGTGTGTTGGGTCAGGGTCAATGCTTGGACCAGCCTTTTAACTACTAGCATGGCATGGGACCATGTTATCTTCCCTATCCCTCTCCCACTTCTTCTTGTTCTTTGATCAAAAAtcaagcttttcattttattttggcaTAATCATAAATTTGACAATTAatatttacatgttttgttaaaataattttaattgtgttttcgAGCTTTTTTGGccacttttgtatttttttaacagatttaaTAAAAGTACTATTAAAAAAGTTAATGagaattatgtgaaattttatatatagaatatttttaatgagatgtaatttattacttaaataactcTATAAGATAATTAtatgtggaaaataataaaataaataactcatgaacttaaaaaataataactcttaattcaaagaaaataaacttaattatctaaaaaaaattaactcaataaAAAAACCTTTCACTAAACATAAGTATGAAagattaaaatgttttgaaaaaaagagaaagattgaaacattaaatttattaattaaatatgttaaagaaaccaatttgaaaaaaaatcaaaaaaattgatagctaaaaaaagctcaaaaatacaattaaaactatttcaacaaaatatataaacattagtgaccaaatttatcattaaaccaCCTTTTATGTTTCATCACTAAAATGGAACTCTACTGCGTTTAGCTTTTAGAGATGGATTGTTTCTACTTATCTCATtcatttaaatggtttaattgcatcaaacatccctaaactttaaaatattttaattaaaattttaatgtatttatatcGTATCAATGAAGTCCTTGTTTTTGTACAAATGCATTGAAAACGAAACATCTGGTTTACTGTCGGGGCAGGATTCTCCTTATTTGGAGTTTGCATGTTTTGCCAGGAATCCAGGCAAATTTCATAGCAGGAATGTggaaaagctaaaaaaaatgaCAACACTTGTCATGTCCAATTATGCCTCATTTTTCTATCCTATTCCCACTCACAGAAATAAATGGAGAAATTAACCTTCTTAAATAAGTTCAaggcactttttttttttttgaataaatacaTTTCCAACCAAGACAATGCTAACCAGTCTTGTCTGCCATACCAAAAATTTCAATAGAGACAATATCAATAATCTGCAGAATTTTATGATAGAAAAGAACAAGAAAGCTGTCCCGCTCCTGCTCTAAGTGAAATTAACtatgaaaaaaacaaaagaatcttGTCAAACAGTACCTCATTTGATCAGGGTCGCGAATCCATCTAAGTCTTACATCCGCACTGCAAGCAAAACAAAATTTGTATCTTTAAGTAAAACCGAAGCACCATCGTTGGAGTATTGAACTCCAAGGTTGGAGAACCAACAAGCCGTCCGCCTAAGCTGCAATCCCTATATGCCTTGGCAGATCAGGCGCAGCAATGACGATGTAGAACAACCATAAACAAAGAAACAGTACGCTCCTTATATATGATTTGATGATTGCACTGTACTGGACTAAATTGACGTACGAACTTCGCTTATTATCTTGTAGACTCATGGTGGGAATTGAGTACATTTGCACCTTCGGTTAGCCTGAATGTTGAATTATTAGAACTCTGGAGACAGGCACATTCCGGCAAAGGGTACGTGTATATGGAAGTTTTTCTGTTGAATTTTTTAACTCTGGGCACCATCATCCCTTTCCGATCACTTTCCGCAAGCATTACTTCCATCTCATCCTTAAAAGCTTTCCAACTGCAAAATAAGAGCAGTAATGTTTTAAAACTCAAGTGACAGAAACAGAACAAACATGCTTTATAACTCAAGTTCAGGATGTATATTTATAAAATCCTTGAACTTTTATCCTTCTTGCCCATAACCCAACATGGCTACATTAACAAGGTGTTTTTACCCCAGAAGTCCAGAAGATAATACCTGATATCCATGTCCTGCAGCAGGACCACGAGTTTGCGTTTATCGGGCTTAATAGTCTTCGAATGTCCATTGAAAAGAAATCTTCGATGGCCCATCAAAAACTGTGGAAAGTTCCCACCCTGGGTTGTCACAAACACTTCACTGAACAAGCTTACTGTGTAGTCTAAAGCTGCCAACTTAGAAGAATACCCCTTCAAAGAGAAACAGAGGATGTTAAACAGGTGCAGTTTGCTTCTTTAAAGGATGTAGTGCCAGAAATCAAACTAAATAGATTCAATCTAGGCAGTCCAATATGATAAAACGCTCCATTCAATCAGGCTAACCTTAAAGATGCAGCTGGACATTCCAGTTTCATAAAGATCAGATGCAAAAAGAAAGAATCACTGCCCTCTAAGTTCTACATATAACTACTGTTGATAAAGGCATTAGATCGCTAGCTATTAATTAACCATTCCCAAGTCTTTGACCTAGAAgtatattaataatttcattgAAGTAAAACTTTTGTATCCTAAAGGCTTAATACAGGTCATATACATAAGGCAAAGATGTGATGCTAAGTGTAGTTGTTATAGAAATCAGAGAAAGTTCAAACAACTTGCTTAATTTATCTAACTAAAACTCAGTAAGAGCTGTTAAAAAGAGCAAATACATGTTAACAATCTAATCAAGGGAGTGAGCATTTAAGCCACGTAAAACTGGTTGATTGAGATATTAGCTCTTGGTAAGAAAATGAAAATCTATTAATTGTCGTATCTGAGCACAATGACAGAACTGTTAAAGGTAACTTATTGGCGAACTAATTAACTTACAGAAAAAAATCCAAACTATGCCTTCTTCAAACAAACTTCAAACTTGAAACATTGCAAAAATGGTAAGACAAGATTTACCTCAAAAGGAGCAAGTTCATCAGGTGTAGCAAGAGACTCCTTAGTGTAAAGAAGAGGAAACATCTCTAGTAAAGGAGCTAGATGTTTTTCAGCCTGGTAAATTTTCCCCGAGGCTATGTAAATTGAGGTGTTATTGTCAAATCCCATACCTCTTAGCATCAATCCAACCTATGCTGACAGGAAAAACATTGTGCTATTATTTGCCAAAATTGGACTAGCATTTATATCAGAGTAATTCCAAAGAAATACAAAAgataagttgaaataaaaaaatgaattcataTAACCTCAAGAAAACAACATGGAGAAGTTGAATAGCATGaaataattatcatatttgagCTACTATCAGGGTACAGTGTCTGTTTCGAACACGATACATTCAGAATTAAATGCAGCAATAACGAGATACTAAAGCATGTTCTCTCTTGTAGCATTTACAAAGATAATAAGGAATAAAAATCTGGTCAAATCCTACTTAGTAATCAATATAGGAAAGAGAACCAGAACATAATTTATACCAAGAAATGTAGGAAGAGTATATGACATAACAAGGCCTAAGGCCTAATTGAACTGTTATGTATGAATTTATTCTGCCTTTCAGCTTTACTTAGATTTTAGAGATATTTTACTTCCATGGGTTACTTTTTTTCAGTACAGCTCTGAAGTTCAAACTATGACCGGCTTCCTTACTCTTTCTAGCACTATGAACTAAATAATAGCTAAACAAAAACAGAATAAGCCAACAACAGGAGCTCATAAATTTGTACTACCACAATAGGTATAGCAGCACTGCAGCCTTTGCTTTAAATAGTATGGTTCCAGAGCCCCAAA
The sequence above is drawn from the Gossypium hirsutum isolate 1008001.06 chromosome A05, Gossypium_hirsutum_v2.1, whole genome shotgun sequence genome and encodes:
- the LOC121229500 gene encoding uncharacterized protein, whose translation is MAGSTHQRKPTMEAYQNQNKWPQKIDKPPSWVVLKGFFFGKHHHHQQEQEEQQKLQPKKKVKKQKQQQKEQVMEETGKKCKKMRCSGSLCSNTKVIHCRPEMASPEVHKKRASFGSFDTSSRSMKAPLREINGVAVSSTNSSSLLSVSSAAAASSSAGGSFGGMPFRRFSGCYECKLVVDPLLGISKDPSLRGTICSCPECGEIFMKAENLELHQAVRHAVSELGPEDTSKNIVEIIFKSSWLKKQTPICQIDRILKVQNTPKTISKFEEYRDSIKSKATKKHPRCIADGNELLRFHCTTFACSLGLSGSTNLCNTIPKCNGCSIIKNGFKVAQETNGKGILTTATSGKAHDKAAGVEDGDYEKRAMLVCRVIAGRVKKNIMEGDNLEECDSVAGAVGVYSDLDELFVFNPNAILPCFVVIYRGF